GCAGGCAGGTCCCGACCGGCCGCGGCGGCACCAAGGACTGCCAGGCCAGCGGTACGTCTACCGAGGACGGCTATCCGGAGCACACCTTCGCGTGGGACACGACGCTGCGCATCAGGCAGGCGTTGACCGCGCTGGGCGTGCGCACCGCCATGTCGCGGGGCAACGACAACGCGCTCGGACCGTGCGTCGACGAGCGCGCGGCGCTGGCCAATTCGGTGCGCCCGAATGCGATCGTGTCGGTGCATGCCGACGGCGGCCCGTCGACCGGACGCGGCTTTCACGTGCTGTACTCGTCGCCCCCGCTCAACGACGCACAGGCCGGGCCTTCCGTGCAATTCGCCCAGATCATGCGCGACCAGCTGTCCGGGTCCGGATTCGTGCCGTCGACCTACATCGGATCCGGCGGGCTGAACCCGCGCAGCGACATCGCCGGGCTCAACCTCGCGCAGTATCCGTCGGTCCTCGTCGAACTGGGCAACATGAAGAACCCGGCGGACTCGGCGGTGATGAAGACCGCCGAGGGCAGGCAGCGCTACGCCGACGCCGTCGTGCGCGGTATCGCCGCCTTCCTCGCTGTTTCCTGACGGCGCTGTTTCCTGAAGCCCGTCAGGCGGCGGATGAGCTCCCGGACTCGACCTCGTGCTTGAGGTTCTCCAGCACCTGGGCCTGGATCTTCTTCAGCCCCAGCGGCGCGAACGTCTTCTCGAAGAACCCCTTGACGCCACCGGCGCCCGTCCACGACGTCTTGACCGTGACCGACGAGCCCGGGCCCGCGGGGGCGACGGTGTAGTTGGTCACCAGCGTCGAGTTGGCGTCCTTCTCGATCACGGTGTGTCCGGCCACGTCCACGGTGGCCTTGACGTCGCGCACCCGCGACTTCGTCGCCTGCAGCTTCCAGGTGGCGACCGTTCCGGCCCCCTGCCCGCCCTCGAGCACCCGATAGTCGCGGTAGTGCTCGGAGAGGATCTTGGGGCGGACGGTCTGGTAGTCGGCGACGGCTGCCAGCACCGCCGCCGGTTCGGCGTTGATCATGACGGTGCTGGAGGCGCTGACCTGTCCCATCGGTGAAATCTCCTTGTTCGAAGTGAAGACGCGGTGTGTCCCAGGGCGGTGCGGTCGCATCGGCTTCGGTCGCGGACTAGCGTATACGCGTGTCTGTTGCCCCGACCGACGCACGGGCTGCTCACGCCGAAGGCGTGGAGCGGCTACTCGCCAGCTACCGGGCGATTCCGCCGACCGCCTCAGTGCGTCTCGCCAAACCCACGTCCAACCTGTTCCGTGCACGCGCCAAGGCCACCGCCAAGGGGCTCGACGTATCCGGTCTGACCGAGGTGATCTCCGTCGACCCCGACGCCCGCACCGCCGACGTCGCCGGCATGTGCACCTACGAGACCCTCGTCGCCGCGACCCTGCCGTTCGGCCTGGCGCCGCTGGTGGTGCCCCAACTCAAGACCATCACCCTCGGCGGCGCGGTGACCGGGCTGGGCATCGAGTCCACCTCGTTCCGCAACGGCCTGCCGCACGAGTCGGTGCTGGAGATGGACATCCTCACCGGCACCGGCGAGGTCGTCACTGCGAACCGGGACCTGTGCCCGGATCTTTTTCACGCCTTCCCCAACTCCTACGGCACGCTCGGGTACTCGGTGCGGCTGAAGATCGAACTCGAACCGGTCAAACCGTTCGTGGCGCTGCGCCACTTACGTTTCCGGTCGCTGACCGACCTGGTCGAAGCGATGGACCGCATCGCCGAATCCGGCGGCCTCGACGGCGAGCCCGTCGACTACCTCGACGGTGTGGTGTTCGGCGCCGACGAGAGCTACCTGTGCGTCGGCGTCCGGACGGCAACGCCCGGCCCGGTCAGCGATTACACCGGTCAGCAGATCTACTACCGCTCGATCCAGCACTCCGGAGACAACGGCGCTGAGAAGCGTGACCGGTTGACCATCCACGACTACCTGTGGCGCTGGGACACCGACTGGTTTTGGTGCTCAAGGGCTTTCGGCGCTCAGAACCCGACGATCCGGCGGCTGTGGCCGCAGCGCTACCGGCGCAGCAGCTTCTACTGGAAGCTGATCGGATACGACCAGCGGTTCAACATCGCCGACCGCATCGAGATACGCAACGGACGGCCACCGCGGGAGCGCGTCGTCCAGGACATCGAGGTGCCCATC
Above is a window of Mycolicibacterium baixiangningiae DNA encoding:
- a CDS encoding FAD-binding oxidoreductase, giving the protein MSVAPTDARAAHAEGVERLLASYRAIPPTASVRLAKPTSNLFRARAKATAKGLDVSGLTEVISVDPDARTADVAGMCTYETLVAATLPFGLAPLVVPQLKTITLGGAVTGLGIESTSFRNGLPHESVLEMDILTGTGEVVTANRDLCPDLFHAFPNSYGTLGYSVRLKIELEPVKPFVALRHLRFRSLTDLVEAMDRIAESGGLDGEPVDYLDGVVFGADESYLCVGVRTATPGPVSDYTGQQIYYRSIQHSGDNGAEKRDRLTIHDYLWRWDTDWFWCSRAFGAQNPTIRRLWPQRYRRSSFYWKLIGYDQRFNIADRIEIRNGRPPRERVVQDIEVPIGRTAEFLGWFLENVPIEPIWLCPLRLRDNDSWPLYPIRPQHTYVNVGFWSSVPVGPEEGHTNRLIERKVSELDGHKSLYSDAYYSEEEFDELYGGETYKTVKKAYDPDSRLLDLYAKAVQRR
- a CDS encoding SRPBCC family protein, with the translated sequence MGQVSASSTVMINAEPAAVLAAVADYQTVRPKILSEHYRDYRVLEGGQGAGTVATWKLQATKSRVRDVKATVDVAGHTVIEKDANSTLVTNYTVAPAGPGSSVTVKTSWTGAGGVKGFFEKTFAPLGLKKIQAQVLENLKHEVESGSSSAA
- a CDS encoding Rv3717 family N-acetylmuramoyl-L-alanine amidase, which gives rise to MPASLRVGAAIATSLLIAGSIFAAPAAAAPANIAGKIVFLDPGHNGANDASISRQVPTGRGGTKDCQASGTSTEDGYPEHTFAWDTTLRIRQALTALGVRTAMSRGNDNALGPCVDERAALANSVRPNAIVSVHADGGPSTGRGFHVLYSSPPLNDAQAGPSVQFAQIMRDQLSGSGFVPSTYIGSGGLNPRSDIAGLNLAQYPSVLVELGNMKNPADSAVMKTAEGRQRYADAVVRGIAAFLAVS